Proteins encoded within one genomic window of Citrobacter amalonaticus Y19:
- the guaB gene encoding IMP dehydrogenase — protein MLRIAKEALTFDDVLLVPAHSTVLPNTADLSTQLTKTIRLNIPMLSAAMDTVTEARLAIALAQEGGIGFIHKNMSIERQAEEVRRVKKHESGVVTDPQTVLPTTTLREVKELTERNGFAGYPVVTQDNELVGIITGRDVRFVTDLSQPVSVYMTPKERLVTVREGEARDVVLSKMHEKRVEKALVVDDSFHLLGMITVKDFQKAERKPNSCKDEHGRLRVGAAVGAGAGNEERVDALVAAGVDVLLIDSSHGHSEGVLQRIRETRAKYPDLQIIGGNVATGAGARALAEAGVSAVKVGIGPGSICTTRIVTGVGVPQITAVSDAVEALEGMGIPVIADGGIRFSGDIAKAIAAGASAVMVGSMLAGTEESPGEIELYQGRSYKSYRGMGSLGAMSKGSSDRYFQSDNAADKLVPEGIEGRVAYKGRLKEIIHQQMGGLRSCMGLTGCGTIDELRTKAEFVRISGAGIQESHVHDVTITKESPNYRMGS, from the coding sequence ATGCTACGTATTGCTAAAGAAGCTTTGACGTTTGACGACGTCCTCCTCGTTCCCGCTCACTCCACCGTTCTGCCGAATACTGCCGACCTCAGCACGCAGTTGACGAAAACCATTCGTCTGAACATTCCTATGCTTTCCGCAGCAATGGACACCGTGACTGAAGCGCGCCTCGCAATTGCGCTGGCACAGGAAGGCGGCATCGGTTTTATCCATAAAAACATGTCGATTGAACGTCAGGCGGAAGAAGTTCGCCGCGTGAAAAAACATGAATCTGGCGTGGTAACCGACCCGCAAACCGTTCTGCCAACCACGACCCTGCGTGAAGTGAAAGAACTGACTGAACGCAATGGTTTTGCTGGCTACCCGGTGGTGACACAAGACAATGAACTGGTCGGGATTATCACCGGTCGTGACGTGCGTTTTGTGACCGATCTGAGCCAACCTGTCAGTGTTTATATGACGCCGAAAGAGCGTCTGGTCACCGTTCGCGAAGGCGAAGCGCGTGATGTCGTATTGTCTAAAATGCACGAGAAACGCGTTGAGAAAGCGCTGGTTGTCGATGACAGCTTCCACCTGCTCGGCATGATCACCGTGAAAGACTTCCAGAAAGCTGAACGTAAACCAAATTCCTGTAAAGATGAGCATGGTCGTCTGCGCGTTGGCGCTGCGGTTGGCGCAGGCGCAGGTAACGAAGAGCGTGTTGATGCGCTGGTTGCGGCCGGTGTTGACGTGCTGCTGATCGACTCTTCTCATGGTCACTCAGAAGGCGTTTTACAGCGCATTCGTGAAACTCGCGCTAAATACCCGGATCTGCAAATCATTGGCGGTAACGTGGCGACCGGCGCGGGCGCGCGTGCCCTGGCGGAAGCTGGCGTGAGCGCGGTGAAAGTGGGTATCGGCCCTGGCTCCATCTGTACGACCCGTATCGTGACCGGCGTGGGTGTTCCGCAGATAACCGCGGTGTCTGATGCCGTTGAAGCGCTGGAAGGCATGGGTATTCCGGTTATCGCGGACGGCGGTATCCGTTTCTCTGGTGATATCGCCAAAGCCATCGCTGCGGGCGCAAGCGCGGTAATGGTCGGTTCTATGCTGGCAGGTACTGAAGAATCCCCGGGTGAAATCGAACTCTACCAGGGGCGCTCTTACAAATCCTACCGCGGCATGGGCTCTCTGGGCGCAATGTCCAAAGGCTCTTCTGACCGTTACTTCCAGAGCGATAACGCGGCTGACAAACTGGTGCCGGAAGGTATCGAAGGCCGTGTTGCCTATAAAGGTCGCCTGAAAGAGATCATACACCAGCAGATGGGCGGCCTGCGCTCCTGTATGGGGCTGACCGGCTGTGGTACTATTGATGAATTGCGTACTAAAGCGGAATTCGTACGTATCAGTGGTGCGGGTATTCAGGAAAGCCACGTTCATGACGTGACCATCACCAAAGAGTCCCCGAACTATCGTATGGGCTCCTGA
- the xseA gene encoding exodeoxyribonuclease VII large subunit: MLSSQTSAIFTVSRLNQTVRLLLEQEMGQVWISGEISNFSQPSSGHWYFTLKDDTAQVRCAMFRNSNRRVTFRPQHGQQVLVRANITLYEPRGDYQIIVESMQPAGEGLLQQKYEQLKAKLQAEGLFDQQHKQPLPSPAHCVGVITSKTGAALHDILHVLKRRDPSLPVIIYPTAVQGDDAPGQIVRAIELANARQECDVLIVGRGGGSLEDLWSFNDERVARAIFASAIPVVSAVGHETDVTIADFIADLRAPTPSAAAEMVSRNQQELMRQILSAQQRLGMAMDYFLANRSRRFTQIYHRLQQQHPQLRLARQQTALERLHQRMNVAIDSQVKRTSQRQSRLVQRLNQQSPQPRIHRAQTRIQQLEYRLAQHVRSRLSSTRERFGNAVTHLEAVSPLSTLARGYSVSTATDGKVLKKVKQVKAGDVMTTRLEDGWVESQITDIKPVKQRARK, encoded by the coding sequence ATGTTATCCTCTCAGACCTCCGCAATTTTTACTGTTAGCCGCCTGAATCAGACGGTTCGTCTGCTGCTGGAACAGGAGATGGGACAGGTCTGGATCAGCGGTGAGATTTCCAATTTCTCGCAGCCGTCATCGGGGCACTGGTACTTCACGCTCAAAGATGACACTGCGCAGGTGCGCTGTGCGATGTTCCGCAACAGCAATCGTCGGGTGACCTTTCGCCCCCAGCATGGCCAGCAGGTGCTGGTTCGCGCCAATATCACCCTGTACGAGCCGCGCGGCGACTATCAGATTATCGTCGAAAGCATGCAGCCTGCCGGTGAAGGTTTGCTCCAGCAAAAGTATGAACAGTTAAAAGCCAAACTGCAGGCTGAAGGGCTTTTTGATCAGCAGCACAAGCAACCTCTCCCCTCTCCCGCCCATTGTGTGGGGGTGATCACCTCGAAGACCGGGGCCGCACTGCACGATATTCTCCATGTACTGAAACGTCGCGATCCCTCTTTGCCGGTCATTATCTATCCGACCGCCGTCCAGGGCGACGACGCGCCAGGGCAGATTGTCCGGGCTATTGAACTGGCGAATGCGCGCCAAGAGTGTGATGTTCTGATTGTCGGGCGCGGCGGCGGTTCACTAGAAGATTTATGGAGCTTCAACGACGAACGCGTCGCCCGGGCTATTTTTGCCAGCGCGATCCCCGTCGTCAGCGCGGTCGGCCACGAAACCGACGTGACGATTGCCGATTTTATTGCTGACCTCCGTGCGCCAACGCCTTCGGCCGCGGCTGAAATGGTCAGCCGGAATCAGCAGGAGTTGATGCGCCAGATCCTGTCCGCCCAGCAGCGTCTCGGCATGGCGATGGATTACTTTCTGGCGAACCGCAGTCGCCGGTTCACCCAGATTTATCACCGCCTGCAACAGCAGCATCCGCAGTTGCGTCTCGCCCGTCAGCAGACGGCGCTGGAAAGATTGCATCAGCGTATGAATGTGGCTATCGACAGCCAGGTGAAGCGTACCAGCCAGCGCCAGTCTCGCCTGGTGCAACGCCTGAACCAGCAAAGCCCTCAGCCGCGCATTCATCGGGCGCAAACCCGCATTCAGCAACTGGAATATCGTCTGGCTCAGCATGTACGTTCACGTCTCAGCTCCACGCGTGAACGCTTTGGCAACGCGGTAACGCATCTGGAAGCCGTCAGCCCACTCTCGACCCTGGCGCGTGGTTACAGCGTCTCTACCGCCACCGATGGCAAAGTACTGAAAAAAGTGAAACAGGTGAAGGCGGGTGATGTGATGACCACCCGACTGGAAGACGGCTGGGTGGAAAGCCAGATCACCGACATCAAACCGGTGAAGCAGCGCGCCCGCAAGTAA
- a CDS encoding zinc ribbon domain-containing protein → MELMCPVCHNPLERNGETAHCAICNTDFAVEAQCPDCHKPLQVLKACGAVDYFCQNGHGLISKKRVEFTLHNV, encoded by the coding sequence ATGGAATTGATGTGTCCTGTTTGTCATAACCCGTTGGAACGCAATGGTGAAACGGCCCATTGCGCAATCTGTAATACGGACTTTGCCGTTGAAGCGCAGTGTCCGGACTGCCACAAGCCGCTCCAGGTGTTAAAAGCCTGCGGTGCGGTGGATTATTTTTGCCAGAACGGTCACGGGTTGATTTCAAAAAAACGCGTTGAGTTTACGCTGCATAACGTGTGA
- a CDS encoding DUF2786 domain-containing protein, which yields MTDKAKQIEKIRKLLALAAQSSNDGESANAFSRARRYMAIYGLTMEDIYGSGGASADNSAESERYRRDAETARQEAANERRARQEAEQKHREYQTEQNKRAAEEKRRYDEAYFRQQAEQKAQEEKRQADERARQDAAAQQVKTTAARSGKMSLSDKFKAEKFGFGLLAVVAALVIVGLNNSSSTPADTPSVNKPATPVVMPTPASPPVRLPEPPPTAKYQPQAEPVQKPVPVTPVAPPRPAAVNIIEYSAKSRAVYSCLADGTEKYNGGGNVSYKMQTFFFVSPSEIAFGKNKSGIRVVTAEGNGMYKLENGDEVAVDVFGAIERYWNPKMTFTCFTSEKALGQYLQDRAPQ from the coding sequence ATGACCGACAAAGCAAAACAAATCGAGAAAATCCGCAAACTACTGGCTCTTGCCGCACAATCCTCTAATGACGGTGAATCCGCAAATGCGTTTAGTCGCGCCCGTCGTTATATGGCGATTTATGGGCTGACGATGGAAGACATTTACGGCAGTGGCGGGGCGTCAGCCGACAATTCCGCAGAATCTGAACGCTATCGCCGGGATGCTGAAACCGCCAGACAGGAGGCGGCAAACGAGCGCCGGGCGCGGCAGGAAGCAGAGCAAAAGCATCGGGAATACCAGACTGAGCAAAATAAGCGCGCGGCGGAAGAGAAAAGGCGTTACGACGAGGCGTACTTTCGTCAGCAGGCCGAGCAAAAGGCCCAGGAAGAGAAGCGACAGGCAGATGAGCGCGCCCGTCAGGACGCCGCAGCACAACAGGTTAAAACAACGGCGGCACGGTCTGGAAAAATGTCATTGTCTGACAAATTCAAGGCGGAGAAATTCGGTTTTGGTCTCCTCGCCGTGGTGGCTGCACTGGTGATCGTTGGCCTGAATAATTCCTCGTCGACGCCAGCGGATACGCCATCAGTCAACAAGCCCGCGACGCCTGTTGTGATGCCGACACCCGCATCGCCTCCTGTAAGGTTGCCCGAACCGCCGCCGACAGCGAAGTATCAGCCCCAGGCAGAACCCGTTCAGAAACCCGTACCCGTTACGCCTGTCGCGCCGCCACGACCTGCTGCGGTGAACATTATTGAATACTCGGCGAAAAGCCGGGCGGTATACTCCTGTCTGGCTGACGGCACGGAGAAGTACAACGGCGGTGGCAATGTTAGTTACAAGATGCAGACCTTTTTCTTTGTCAGTCCCTCTGAGATTGCTTTTGGTAAAAATAAATCCGGAATACGGGTCGTGACAGCCGAAGGAAACGGGATGTACAAGCTTGAAAATGGTGATGAAGTCGCGGTTGATGTTTTTGGGGCGATTGAACGTTACTGGAACCCGAAGATGACCTTTACCTGTTTCACATCAGAAAAGGCATTGGGTCAGTATCTTCAGGACAGAGCGCCCCAGTAA
- the der gene encoding ribosome biogenesis GTPase Der has protein sequence MVPVVALVGRPNVGKSTLFNRLTRTRDALVADFPGLTRDRKYGRAEIEGREFICIDTGGIDGTEDGVETRMAEQSLLAIEEADVVLFMVDARAGLMPADEAIAQHLRSREKPTFLVANKTDGLDPDQAIVDFYSLGLGEIHPIAASHGRGVLSLLEHVLLPWMDDAAPQEEVDEDAEYWAQFEADENGEEEPEDDFNPQDLPIKLAIVGRPNVGKSTLTNRILGEDRVVVYDMPGTTRDSIYIPMERDEREYVLIDTAGVRKRGKITDAVEKFSVIKTLQAIEDANVVMLVIDAREGISDQDLSLLGFILNSGRSLVIVVNKWDGLTQEVKEQVKETLDFRLGFIDFARVHFISALHGSGVGNLFESVREAYDSSTRRVSTAMLTRIMTMAAEDHQPPLVRGRRVKLKYAHAGGYNPPIVVIHGNQVKDLPDSYKRYLMNYFRKSLEVMGTPIRIQFKEGENPYANKRNTLTPTQMRKRKRLIKHIKKSK, from the coding sequence ATGGTACCTGTGGTCGCGCTTGTCGGGCGCCCTAACGTTGGAAAATCCACGTTATTTAACCGTCTAACTCGCACCCGAGATGCGCTGGTTGCGGATTTCCCGGGTCTGACTCGTGACCGTAAGTACGGTCGTGCGGAGATTGAAGGTCGTGAGTTTATCTGTATCGATACCGGCGGTATTGATGGCACCGAAGATGGTGTAGAAACGCGCATGGCGGAACAGTCGCTGCTGGCGATTGAAGAGGCGGATGTGGTGCTGTTCATGGTTGATGCGCGCGCTGGCCTGATGCCAGCCGATGAAGCTATTGCCCAGCATTTACGCTCCCGTGAAAAACCGACGTTCCTGGTCGCCAACAAAACGGACGGACTCGATCCGGATCAGGCCATCGTTGATTTTTACTCGCTGGGTCTGGGTGAAATTCACCCGATCGCCGCGTCTCATGGTCGTGGCGTGCTCAGCCTGCTGGAACACGTTCTGCTGCCGTGGATGGACGATGCCGCGCCGCAGGAAGAGGTGGATGAAGACGCCGAATACTGGGCGCAGTTCGAAGCCGATGAGAACGGTGAAGAAGAGCCGGAAGATGACTTCAATCCGCAGGATCTGCCAATCAAGCTGGCGATTGTCGGCCGACCAAACGTCGGTAAGTCCACACTGACTAACCGTATTCTGGGTGAAGACCGCGTGGTGGTTTACGACATGCCTGGCACCACCCGTGACAGTATCTATATCCCGATGGAACGTGATGAGCGCGAGTATGTGCTGATCGATACCGCCGGGGTGCGTAAGCGCGGCAAAATCACCGATGCGGTGGAAAAGTTCTCGGTCATCAAAACATTGCAGGCTATTGAAGACGCTAACGTAGTGATGCTGGTGATTGATGCCCGTGAAGGCATCTCTGACCAGGACCTGTCGTTGCTGGGCTTTATCCTCAATAGTGGGCGCTCACTTGTTATCGTAGTGAACAAGTGGGACGGACTGACTCAGGAAGTCAAAGAGCAGGTGAAAGAGACGCTGGACTTCCGTCTGGGCTTTATCGACTTCGCGCGCGTGCACTTTATCTCTGCACTGCACGGCAGCGGTGTCGGCAACCTGTTTGAATCCGTCCGTGAAGCGTATGACAGCTCCACCCGCCGCGTCAGTACGGCGATGCTGACCCGTATCATGACGATGGCGGCTGAAGATCACCAGCCGCCGTTGGTTCGTGGCCGTCGCGTGAAGCTGAAATATGCTCATGCGGGGGGCTACAACCCACCAATTGTGGTGATTCACGGTAATCAGGTCAAAGACCTGCCGGATTCCTATAAGCGCTACCTGATGAACTACTTCCGTAAATCGCTGGAAGTGATGGGGACGCCGATTCGCATTCAGTTTAAAGAGGGCGAGAACCCGTATGCCAACAAGCGCAATACGCTGACCCCGACCCAGATGCGTAAGCGTAAACGTCTGATTAAGCACATCAAGAAAAGTAAGTAA
- the bamB gene encoding outer membrane protein assembly factor BamB, which translates to MQLRKLLLPGLLSVTLLSGCSLFSGEEDVVKMSPLPVVENQFTPSTAWSTSVGNGIGDFYSNLHPAYADNVVYAASRAGVVKALNADDGKEVWSINLGEKDGWFSRSSAQLSGGVAVAGGHVYIGSEKAQVYALNAADGTVAWQTKVAGEALSRPVVSDGIVLIHTSNGQLQALNEADGAIKWTVNLDMPSLSLRGESAPATAFGAAIVGGDNGRVSAVLMQQGQMIWQQRISQATGSTEIDRLSDVDTTPVIVNGVVYALAYNGNLTALDLRSGQIMWKRELGSVNDFIVDGSRIYLVDQDDRVLALTTDGGVTLWTQSDLLHRLLTSPALYNGNLVVGDSEGYLHWLNVEDGRFVAQQKVDSSGFLTEPVSADGKLLIQAKDGTVYAITR; encoded by the coding sequence ATGCAATTGCGTAAATTACTTCTGCCAGGGCTGCTTTCCGTTACCCTGTTGAGCGGCTGTTCACTGTTTAGTGGCGAAGAAGACGTTGTTAAAATGTCCCCATTACCGGTGGTTGAAAATCAATTTACCCCGTCTACGGCCTGGAGCACTTCCGTAGGCAACGGTATCGGTGATTTCTATTCCAACCTCCATCCGGCGTATGCCGATAACGTGGTCTACGCTGCCTCTCGGGCTGGCGTGGTGAAAGCGTTGAATGCAGATGACGGCAAAGAAGTCTGGTCGATCAACCTGGGCGAAAAAGATGGCTGGTTCTCACGCTCGTCGGCACAGTTGTCTGGCGGCGTAGCGGTTGCTGGCGGTCACGTCTATATTGGCAGCGAAAAAGCGCAGGTTTATGCGCTGAACGCGGCGGACGGTACGGTTGCATGGCAAACCAAAGTGGCGGGTGAAGCGCTTTCTCGTCCGGTAGTCAGCGACGGAATCGTGTTGATTCATACCAGCAACGGCCAGTTGCAGGCACTGAACGAAGCCGATGGCGCCATTAAGTGGACCGTGAACCTGGACATGCCGTCTCTGTCGCTGCGTGGTGAATCTGCGCCGGCCACCGCCTTTGGTGCGGCCATTGTCGGTGGCGATAACGGTCGCGTAAGCGCCGTGCTGATGCAGCAAGGTCAGATGATTTGGCAGCAGCGTATTTCTCAGGCCACCGGCTCTACTGAGATCGACCGTCTGAGCGATGTGGATACGACACCGGTTATCGTCAATGGCGTCGTTTACGCCCTGGCTTATAATGGTAACCTGACCGCGCTGGATCTGCGCAGTGGCCAGATCATGTGGAAACGTGAGCTGGGCTCGGTGAATGACTTTATCGTCGACGGCAGCCGTATCTACCTGGTGGATCAGGATGACCGTGTACTGGCGCTGACCACCGATGGCGGCGTCACGCTGTGGACGCAGAGTGATCTGCTGCACCGTCTGCTAACGTCCCCGGCGTTGTATAATGGCAACCTGGTGGTGGGGGATAGCGAAGGTTATCTGCACTGGCTTAACGTCGAAGACGGCCGTTTTGTGGCTCAGCAGAAAGTAGACAGCTCCGGCTTCCTGACCGAACCGGTCTCGGCCGATGGCAAACTGCTGATCCAGGCCAAAGACGGTACCGTGTACGCCATTACACGCTAA